The DNA sequence GTGCCAGCCCCTGTTCGCATGGCGGCTCGTTCCACCGTCGTAATCGGCTCAGCGCCGGAGTTGGCAGCAGAGTTGGCGACGCGCAGCAGGCGCGCGGTCAAGGCTGGATCAAGTGAGATTCCGGAGACGACCTGATCGATATCCCAGTCTTCGTCCGAGAAGATCCTTGCGAGTCGCGCAGCGGTCTCCGGCAGCGGCTCGAGTTCGCCCGATTCTCGAATGAGTGCGTCTAGATCGATCATGACCACTACCCCTCTGCCGACACCCGAAAGTTGTCAGCTGGCCTCTGTGTTCTGGCAGGCCGAAGTTTTATTCGACTCCTCGACTTCCAGGAGCGCGACGATCACCGAGGCGCCCTGGAATTCGAAGCCGACACGAGTGACTTCGCGGCTGCCGGGCATGCGCAGGGAATAGTTCTTGCCTTCGACTATGCTCGGCAGGCCAATGCTGGTCGGCTGCGGCATACACGCCTTGAGGTTGCCTCCAATCATGTTCGTGAGCTCGCCGATCGCGTCGGTGATCTCGTCCTCCCCCAGCTCGCCGGGCTCCATCTCGAACATCATGCTGGCGGCC is a window from the Myxococcales bacterium genome containing:
- a CDS encoding chemotaxis protein CheX gives rise to the protein MQIGEDHARRAASMMFEMEPGELGEDEITDAIGELTNMIGGNLKACMPQPTSIGLPSIVEGKNYSLRMPGSREVTRVGFEFQGASVIVALLEVEESNKTSACQNTEAS